A stretch of DNA from Anopheles ziemanni chromosome 3, idAnoZiCoDA_A2_x.2, whole genome shotgun sequence:
GTaggaacaaagaaaaaagaatcgccattaaaaaaaaagttcaaaaaacCATCTTCAGAAGCAACACAAGGAAAGGTCGTTAAACTTTACGATCTCATAAGACTTTTGCTGCATTTCGAAGGATACTCCGGCAACCGTCCGGGACCGTCGACACCAGATGGACCCCAATCGAGATCCCGTGTGCTTCGAGCTGGTCGtcctgcaaaacaaaacctcgAAAGAGGCTACGACGCAAAAACCGAATCTGCGAGGAAAGATTTAGcagtggaaaaaaaggagcaataataataatacaccGTATTTCGTGCGAACCTAAATGGACACCGTAAAGGGGGCTAGGTAACTAACGTGAAATCGCAATATAACGTCGCCAGGAGGCAGACACCGGACCGACCAGAGGGAGGGAAGGCGAACTAAAGCGACGTGAAGCAAAGGGAATTCTTATGCTCCTATATACTCACCTGTGCGTTGGGAATGGCGATTGCATTCTACACGGACACAGACGCGCTCGAAGTCGATCATCATCAGCTCGTCTGCATGGCGTTCGTTTCGTGGAGAAGCAGGGGAAAGTGCCGGCGAAGAGATCCGGTGCATCCAAGAAAGGATCCTTTTGACATCGGAAAGGATGCATCGAAAGGGTGCATCGTAACGGAGTGATATATACATAGGGCGTGTGAGAGAGGGATACctaaaaaacacaaagaacGAGTGAGAGTTGTGAAAAGGAAGgaatgaacaaacaaacaaccatgcaaaaaaaaacgcgattttatgtaaaacaaaactttgtaTTAGAACGTAACCATTAGCATAATTTAAGGGTGCCTGCCGTTCGGGGTAGAGCATCGTTTATACATTGGGCGAGCATTTGCAGCCCGGAACGATTATTTTAAGCCAAAACAGTAACAGTGCAACGGGAACGGAAAACACGGGAAGGATACACGAGGCAAGTACCGTTCCGGCGATCGTCGGAACCAAAACAGTTGGTGTTAAATGCAACAAACAGCGCCGTCTGTTTTGGCTAGCGACGAAAACACATTGTtgtcttcgttttttttggaTGCTGCCAAATTGTGCAAACGGTTTTAAGCGGAAGCGGTTCGTTGTAATTGGCTCGCTGGATGCTGGTAATTGTTCGTCACTTTGGAGAGAAAAAGGCATCGCGCACAAAGTATCGCAAGTCAGGCTTTGGATGATAGATTATGTAAATTTCTACCACTGGCAACCTCCTGGAAGCAAAATATAACATTATAACAACAAAATCCGATGTATCCGCATGTGTTAGCTCTGATTCGAAAGGTATCATCGTACTTaagcgaaaagaaataaaaaagccaATATTCAATTCCAGTTTTTCACCCATACCGGGTCTAATGTTGATAACTGAAACTATGGAAATATATGTAGGCCgcaatatttaattaaatagaTAGAATTACTTGGGTTCCATCTTATCGCCATGAGAAATTTCTAGTACAAGTGTATGAAGGCCTTCATACTTATGATAACACCAGCAGTCCTTAACATTaatttaaaagtcactttcgtttgcaaatttgcataaaaatccAATGTACCATTATTAAATCGCTATTTATGAAGTTTGTTACACCAAGCAGTAGCAACTTGCTTTGTGAAGATCTATgattgaatttgtttgaataTATTATTAGAAAATAGCGCATTGCAGTGCATTTGCgaatgcaaaacatttttgaaaccaatagatgaaaattttcctagttaaattaaaaaagaaacaactttATTCGAGGCATTTCCAAAgcaaatatatatatagacGACTTATTTAACtaatttttacaaattataaaatttgaaattatcaAACCACAACCACCCCAATAAACAAATCAGGgttatttatttcgttttttattatttgatgtAACATTGTAAACTAGTTTGGGCCTCGGTACAACAAGTTAAATAATtcttaattaatttaacattAAACTCAAACCTCATTTGGGGAATCGTAGAATGAACATGAGATCTCAATTGGATCTAATTCATCATTTAATTCTTTATTTTGGATAGCATAAGACAGAAGCCATATCTAATATGTTGCTAGATGTAACAGGTATATCTGttccattatttttctttgttttttaggACAATCAGCACTTCACACATTGCTATTCTCATTAAACTGGAAGGACTTATCTCGACTGTGAACAGGTAAGTGTCAGAAAGTGAGTAGATCAACCGGCTAACATACAATTACGCCCCAAACGAAATGTGATCGTTGCTCCCTGTACAATGATCAACGCGATCTGTGTTTTCACACAAACCACGAAACGCGAACCGGTTTGTACTGTGTTGACGATGCTGAGCCGCGAGACGGAGATCCCGATTGCACTTGATTGTCATTGTCAGAGCATAGGGGAGCGTCCGCTAAGACACCCGagttaaaaaagaaaccgaaagtgGTCATATCAAGCTGACCATTTCTTATCACCACCAGTGTACGTTCCATCTGGCAGTAAGTGAAGAGAAGAAGCACGTGGCAAGAGTAgaataaaaagtaacagagTATCTGAAGTAGTTAGACGTTGATAAGCAATCTGGCGAACGAATGACAATCCGATACGTTATGATGGTACGAGTTTTACCGAGGGCATCAGTTTTGCTGTGGCTGTGTTTGGTGCTGGACGCTGCTAGGGCTACCTTCGGTGACGTAACAACGACAACAACGCCGTCCAACATGACCGACATTCAACAGGTTTTCACCGAGCATGAAGTGATTCCCGACGTGATCGACGTCGCACCGAAGGAGTTCGCCAAGGTAGGGTCGTGCGGTCGTCGTTTCATGTGATAAACATTCCGATGCTCATAAGAGTAGTAGTAAAttgaacattgttttttttcccacagATCTCCTACCCAAGTGGCGTGACGGTCGAGGGAGGAAACGAGCTCCGACCGACGCAGGTTAAGGACCAACCGAAAGTCGAATGGACCACTGAACCGGACGCGTTCTATACGCTCTTCATGGTTGACCCGGACGCACCGAACCGCCAGGAGCCCAAGTTCCGCGAGATTGGCCACTGGCTGGTTGGGAACATTCCCGGCACGAAGGTGGAGGATGGTGACCATATGTATGGCTTTGTCGGATCGGGCCCACCGAACGGATCCGGACTGCATCGGTACGTGTTTCTCGTGTACAAGCAACCGACCGGTCGCATTGACTTCTCGAAGGCCCCGCGCGTCTCAAACCGCAGTCGCAACCATCGtttgaactacaagcaccgaGAGTTTGTGAAGCAGTACGGGTTGGGCGAGCTGGTGGCCGGAAACTTCTACCAGGCACAGTATGACGACTACGTACCGACGCTTCACGCTCAGCTCTCATCCGGTACGGAGTAGTGATAAGGATtaatatgattttcttttttctgcaaTGGAATTTTTCACAATGGCAATAAAAAAGGTACAAGAGGTTTACATTTCTGATTAACGAGTTGTGCAAAGAATTTAATGACTCATTAGCGGCAGGGGGATGAACACAAGAAATGTGGTTTTTCAGCCCATCAAGGGCCGGTGGTAAGACGTAGATCGTAGCTGTCTTTCGTGTCATTATCACTCCAATTAGGGTTCGTACTGTGTCACGCGCACCGAGCCTCGCTCTAATCATCATTCTCGTTTGCATTTCTCAAGCATGCCCAACAAAACAGAATACTGCGTTTATGCGTTACAGAATTGTGCGTTAGATAATCGTCCGAGCGGTCAATAACCGCCCATACGGTGGCTCAACTCAAACATCTGCTAGTGGCAAACGTTCACTTTTTAGCGCGGAGGGACTATTCTAGTATGCGCCACACAGCCTCAGCCATCCGAGGTTCATATAAGGTAGAACCAGTTTTCGCcacggttttccaccgaactggtggcggtggtggtgttgtttaAAAGGAAAATCTCACCACCGTGCGGGCGACAGTTTGATTACTTTTCCCGTCAATCGCTGAACGTTCGAAATGAAGACGGCGCTGGTGCATCGTGTTTGCTTTTGTGTGCTAGTGGTTGCTCTGGTCCTGCTCGGGACGCACGCCTCGGACATTTTGAACGATGCGCACGTGTACCGATCGTTTGCCTCGTTCGAGGTAGTACCGGATGTGGTGGACGAGGCGCCTGACTGCTGGGCACGGGTTTCGTTTAAAAGTGGCCGCCAGGCGGAGGGTGGAAATCGGTTAACTCCTACGCAAATCCGCAACCCACCGGTAGTCACGTGGAACTCGAACGAGCGAGCGCTGTATACGCTGATCCTGACCGATCCCGATGTGCCCTCCCGGGATGATCCACGCTACCGAGAGTTTATTCACTGGGCCGTGGGCAACATTCCCGGCAACGACATCGACCGGGGTGAAACGATGGTCGAGTATCTGGGTGCCGTAACGCCCCGCGGCACTGGACTGCATCGGTTTGTGTTGCTGGTGTTCGAGCACCTGCAGAAGCTGGACTTTTCCGGCGAACCACGGATTTCCAACCAGTGTGGCCCGGTCCGGCGATATTTTTCGACACGCAACTTCACGCGCAAGTACGAGCTTACCAACCTGTACGCCGGGAACTTCTTCCAGGCGCAGTACGATGACTACGTGGCCACGCTGCAGGCACAGCTGAGGGAATGTGAGAATGAACGTGAGTTGGACTTGGTTGCGCAGTGAATTTGATGCtagaatgtttttcttccgtttcctTAGGTTCGCTGAACGAACTGAACGGAGCACGTAATGGAACGGTTTTTGGAGGGCCTTAAAAAGGCCTGGTACGGTTAGGAAACATCTTCTAGGCGTTAATATTTCAAACCTTACCCATAAGAGCCGTAGCATTTTAAGATTGCATCTCACACAGCATATGTACAATTGTTAACCCATTTAATTCGAATGTTTCATGTTTGCGTTCAAAAACGttgagcttcgaagcacatcaCATCACCAAGCACGTGTAACAACGTgctaacattttatttttttctggcTTAAGGTGCCTAATCTTCATTGGTCCATActgtaaaaaatgtttattgtcaacaaatatttaaataaaagttaaGAATCGTTGCCATGTCCTTTAAATTTGGTTTATTTATAACTTTCGCGGTTTGACAGTGGTTACTTTCGCGCGTCTCGCTTTTTGACATATTTACCGTGCCGCCTTGAACTGTCAGTAACTGACAATCGTTAACAACAGCTGTAGAAAAAAGGTCAagttaatcgatttttcggtaaaagagtcaatgaggccccggccgccatgttttcgatcgtgggtacgagtatttgaatcgttgtgtgtaccgttaatttcggctacgcaatcaacctaggggtgcggtatgaggggggcccacgggccctttttcagtagacctagcgcagtccgctcgctgcgggcgcgccgccgtttccaactcatttcttcgactaaactcattgtttcatgctgtccatcatgtgtggtatagtttagttactagtaacttacagtaacttaacatataaaagtatattaacccgcattcaacctccactgcgtgattagtttaaaccgttatgttcttttaagcgaaccgttagcgatcaaatatttgaaaagtatgcatgcgtcgcgctttgcatagctt
This window harbors:
- the LOC131286704 gene encoding protein D3-like yields the protein MTIRYVMMVRVLPRASVLLWLCLVLDAARATFGDVTTTTTPSNMTDIQQVFTEHEVIPDVIDVAPKEFAKISYPSGVTVEGGNELRPTQVKDQPKVEWTTEPDAFYTLFMVDPDAPNRQEPKFREIGHWLVGNIPGTKVEDGDHMYGFVGSGPPNGSGLHRYVFLVYKQPTGRIDFSKAPRVSNRSRNHRLNYKHREFVKQYGLGELVAGNFYQAQYDDYVPTLHAQLSSGTE
- the LOC131284534 gene encoding protein D3-like, with the protein product MKTALVHRVCFCVLVVALVLLGTHASDILNDAHVYRSFASFEVVPDVVDEAPDCWARVSFKSGRQAEGGNRLTPTQIRNPPVVTWNSNERALYTLILTDPDVPSRDDPRYREFIHWAVGNIPGNDIDRGETMVEYLGAVTPRGTGLHRFVLLVFEHLQKLDFSGEPRISNQCGPVRRYFSTRNFTRKYELTNLYAGNFFQAQYDDYVATLQAQLRECENERSLNELNGARNGTVFGGP